The Linepithema humile isolate Giens D197 chromosome 2, Lhum_UNIL_v1.0, whole genome shotgun sequence genome has a segment encoding these proteins:
- the Wdr92 gene encoding dynein axonemal assembly factor 10 has translation MDKLSKPQIICHIEKSVDYSLFDAKWIPCSAKFVVMGSRPRGTGIIQIYEVSSGELKLIKNVERSNQMKCGTFKASSLRDRHLATGDFKGKLNIYNLEDPSIPVYTANAHTQIINAIDGVAGTSIGCGAPELVTGSRDGSVKVWDPRQKGRPVAIMEPKEGETRRDCWSVAFGNSYNSEERVVAAGYDNGDVKMFDLRAMSVRWESNLKNGVCGLEFDRRDIPMNKLVATTLESKFYLFDLKTQHPKKGFAYLVEKAHKSTIWLVKHLPQNRELFATCGGGGTICLWKYNYPEKRKTADVDGIEQGVVGNVSLLQNSTLSSQPISSLDWSPDKQGLAVCTSFDQCLRIIITTKLNTY, from the exons ATGGATAAATTATCGAAGCCGCAAATTATCTGTCACATCGAAAAATCGGTGGATTATTCACTGTTCGATGCGAAATGGATACCGTGCAGCGCGAAATTTGTGGTTATGGGCTCTCGACCTCGTGGTACCGGCATCATACAGATCTACGAGGTATCGAGCGGCGAGTTGAAGCTCATCAAGAATGTAGAGAGGTCCAACCAGATGAAATGCGGAACATTTAAGGCTTCCAGTCTGCGGGATAGACATTTAGCTACTGGTGATTTCaag GGTAAACTGAATATCTACAATTTAGAGGATCCGTCGATACCGGTTTATACAGCTAATGCTCACACGCAAATCATAAATGCCATTGATGGAGTAGCCGGCACTAGTATCGGGTGTGGCGCGCCAGAACTGGTGACTGGATCCAGAGATGGGAGTGTCAAGGTGTGGGATCCCAGACAAAAGGGCCGACCGGTGGCTATTATGGAGCCTAAGGAAGGAGAAACCCGACGAGATTGTTGGTCCGTTGCGTTCGGCAATTCTTACAATTCCGAAGAGAGAGTAGTAGCTGCGGGATACGACAATGGTGATGTCAAAATGTTCGACTTGAGGGCGATGTCAGTGAGGTGGGAGAGTAACCTGAAAAACGGAGTTTGCGGTCTTGAGTTTGACAGAAGAGACATCCCTATGAACAAACTGGTCGCCACTACACTGGAGTccaaattttatctctttgaCCTGAAGACGCAGCATCCCAAAAAGGGCTTTGCCTATCTTGTCGAAAAG GCGCACAAATCGACGATATGGTTGGTAAAACATCTGCCACAAAATCGTGAACTATTCGCGACGTGCGGCGGCGGAGGAACGATCTGCCTTTggaaata TAATTATccggagaaaagaaaaactgcAGACGTCGACGGAATCGAACAGGGTGTTGTAGGCAACGTCAGTTTGCTGCAGAACTCTACGCTCTCGTCGCAACCCATCAGTTCCTTAGATTGGAGCCCAGACAAGCAAGGACTCGCCGTCTGTACATCGTTTGATCAATGTCTGCGCATTATCATCACTACGAAACTGAACACGTATTGA